In Parasteatoda tepidariorum isolate YZ-2023 chromosome 2, CAS_Ptep_4.0, whole genome shotgun sequence, one DNA window encodes the following:
- the LOC107436927 gene encoding uncharacterized protein → MGGITTMKTALKIPAKVDKIIIEDVGVLVHKDTFNFIRLAFSLHEQAILNMPKVSTKQEAVKFFSEFVYERVPDETKPHVKTSDENISKYLKQNSDGSISYSSNIKAIRKALENEDTLVSSYEGVFDGPSYFIYGTKSMNNV, encoded by the exons ATGGGAGGGATAACAACCATGAAGAcagctttaaaaata ccggcgaaagttgataaaataattatcgaaGATGTTGGTGTTTTAGTACataaagatacttttaatttcataaggTTGGCATTTTCATTACACGAACAAGCTATCTTGAACATGCCTAAAGTTTCTACAAAACAAGAGGCCGTGAAGTTCTTCAGTGAGTTTGTGTATGAACGAGTTCCAGATGAAACa aaaccACACGTTAAAACATCAGATGAGAATATCTCCAAATACCTGAAGCAAAATTCCGATGGTAGTATTAGCTATTCGTCAAATATTAAAGCAATCAGGAAAGCTTTAGAAAATGAAGATACTCTAGTGTCAAGTTATGAAGGTGTGTTTGATGGTCCTTCTTACTTTATCTATGGaacaaaatcaatgaataacgTGTAA